The nucleotide window TCAAGAAATAAATTATAATAAGTTTATCTCTCCTTAATAAAGTTATACCCCAGTTATAATCTATTGTCAACCTTTGTCATTAAATTTGAACAATCATTTTTTTAATAGTTACATTAATATTTTATATTCTTAGTCAAAACTTTTAAGAAGAGACATTAATTCTTCAGTTGTTGTAGAATTTTCGAGTTTTTCCAACAATTCTTCATCATAAGATAATTTCGATATTTCCGCTAATAAATCCAGATGCTCATTTTTCACGCTCTCAGGAGCAGCTATCATAAAAAATATTTTTGACATTTCCCCGTCCATACAGTCAAATTCCGCTCCTTCACTTATTGTTCCTACAGCCAATGCTATTTTATTTACCGCTTCGGATTTCGCATGAGGTATAGCTATTCCGTCCTGTAATCCTGTTGATGATAATTTTTCTCTGTCTTTCAAATCATTTATGAACTGCTCCATATTTTCAGGATCTACTATATTTCCTTTTAAAAATAATTGTGCCATTTCACTAAGAA belongs to Pseudoleptotrichia goodfellowii and includes:
- a CDS encoding PTS sugar transporter subunit IIA codes for the protein MKIIDYLTEDRVKINLESRTKDGILSEMAQLFLKGNIVDPENMEQFINDLKDREKLSSTGLQDGIAIPHAKSEAVNKIALAVGTISEGAEFDCMDGEMSKIFFMIAAPESVKNEHLDLLAEISKLSYDEELLEKLENSTTTEELMSLLKSFD